The sequence below is a genomic window from Corythoichthys intestinalis isolate RoL2023-P3 chromosome 4, ASM3026506v1, whole genome shotgun sequence.
gttttaattttCGGCTACTCACCATGCAGTGTTGTCCAGTCTGCACTGGTCATCCTGGGagcttgacttttggggcaaagGGGGCAcaatatggctacgttcatactacaggtcttaatgcatgaatccgattttttcgtgtttttccgactcaagtgaggcattaacttgacggtctgaacgtgacaagtcgcatagaacgggaccatttcaaatccgatctgggtcactttcgtatgtggtctaaatccgatctgggccacatttttccagactgtcgcggcggtctgtactgtccagtcccgcaaatcggatttaatgcagcaattacgtcatcaaatagcgagagagtcgttaccgtagcgatgcacctgtgcgttattagcgcctagcttgcagtgaacacggcttttgaggaagagctgagcttgacaacagtcataaaaaataaaaatgggttgaggataatcctgagaatgctcagttttctctctgttccaagtgagcaatatttcaacattgcctccacggccgagagtcgggacaaactgcccgtatgtgtgtgtgacgtgcacggacagtgcgtgcatgctatcgatccatataaactttgaatatttgcctaaacggggattatttatgtctgttatttgtgtccaccttttgaaaagcaaaatatgatatccctggaatgacggatgacgtctgtcatttgttttgatggttctgcgcatgcgggtcttcttgcttagcgggtgtcggactgcgaattagtgcgcatgcgtaatacttgaacggtctcaatggataaaggcagtctgaacgggcatgccaaaaaaacggatatgacaaaaaatcggattcgtgcattaagacctgtagtatgaacgtagcctatgttgatgaccctgaaatgcagtgtcagcaataaaattaacttacaagaatatttgtaataagttgaaaatgagcatgtttttgtttcccatcattcttgaggggaattctaaaatcaggctgctcaggctaaacttttcgccaagatagtcattcattgaatatggtatgcccaccggtgtcgtgccaatttagttaccccagtctgggtggagccactgcactgcactgatttgcttgatttacgTGTTTtgatgatgtagttatctacgagattttaaaacatggcacatccATCAAAAATTATTCGTAGGATGACTTATAACTGttcttactgtaattcaagtcctgtttagagtttctccagtttaatcaaTGTCCAAAAAATATaactggttcttttctggcttcaattaatcgtTTAAGTTGACAACACTAATAACTAAAGTGTGCCCGcgcgctcccgcggccaggggacacaatttttgatgggggtaactacattggcaagacaccggtggtgactGTGTTGTACaactagcgtctttagtggggcaaattgaaacgccCCTCACCATTTTGGTTGTTCAAGGTCCacgttttcaatccttggttcttgctcagtacttgttgtcgcttttgaaagcttaggtttgaaaaaaaatacgtatatccatcttgccttttcAGTCCTTGGGTGGATtttgctaagcaaagcaaatgactgtctacggTGTTAGTCACATAAtcggttcgaaaaataattttgacccattataataatatttttgttcatttcatccatttttgttgctatacaacttttatacacAATATTTCCTGGAAAATTcttcatttttaaaatcttactgcataggaaagtcaattacatgcaatgacacttttcggccaccatacgggcctggccccccatgaaaatccgcttatgagttTGGCTCAGTGTCGTCTGTTTTCTAATTCCAAATCTTCCTCTTCTTCCAAGTATGGCACAAACCTATATGGCTGTATGTCACTTACTTCCTCTGGATCGACAAAAATGTTCGAAaaatccacacttgaaccagaatcgctggaaaatgtttcctcctccaatgGGCTCTATGCTAAATCTGCCTAAAATAATGACCTTGCTGACGTCATCTACCAGCTAGGGACGTTAGAGAGCTATAATGACAGGTGGGTGTAAACAGCacagtaaaagactaatttctcgtcatttgcgctttgccaaattgttgtatatagtggaatcgtctcaaaatacaattttaattccaataataatgctatttaagatttgttattcggtgtcataggcactttaattaCCAATGAGAAAGTGAAAAAGTCAACTTTCCCAGCGCACATGAAGGCAGCATAACTACACTGGTTTCTTTTTGCGGCACTGCTGTTGTAACCTTGACGGTTGGGATGTGCTGATTTCCTTCAGTCATTTAGGAAAATTATGGAACCTTCGGACTTTAAAGCTAATTTCACCGCGGGGTCCGCTTATCCCTTGTGTACGAAATGGAGAGACAGCTCCGAGAATTCAGTGTACCAACTCGCCAATATCTTCCTCTGCCTCGGGTTCATGGGTGGCAGCGGTATTTACGGAGTCTTGTACGTGTTTACCTTCCTAACTTTGGGCTTCTTCTGCGCCTCTCTCTGGGCTTGGACGGACTCGTGCACCACGGACACGTTTCTATGGTGTTTTGCACTTTTCGCCGTGTGTTTGGGTCAAGTTGTCTATGCTGCCTACAGAATCAGAAGAGTCTCGTTTCAAAGAGACTTCCAGGAACTTTATAATTGTGTATTTAAAAGGATGGGAGTTTCACTGCcacaatttggcaaaattgtcACTTGCTGCGACGGCGTTATCCACAGCATAAAGAAGGACCACTGCTTTGCAGTTGAAGGGAAGACCGCCATCGATAAACTGTCGA
It includes:
- the popdc3 gene encoding popeye domain-containing protein 3; this encodes MEPSDFKANFTAGSAYPLCTKWRDSSENSVYQLANIFLCLGFMGGSGIYGVLYVFTFLTLGFFCASLWAWTDSCTTDTFLWCFALFAVCLGQVVYAAYRIRRVSFQRDFQELYNCVFKRMGVSLPQFGKIVTCCDGVIHSIKKDHCFAVEGKTAIDKLSMLMTGRIRVTVNGEFLHFIYPFQFLDSPEWDSLRPSEEGVFQVTLSADYPCTYIAWRRKSLYLLFAKHRYIARIFALVVRNDIAEKLYSLYDKAFNCCGHRYDLRLPSYCHMPGTKLEKADVHLKVPVLGEVST